The genomic segment GTGTAGACACAGCCGACTTGGCCGAATCCCGCCGGATCGGTGGCCCACAGCGCTGACGGAGGCGCGCCGGAGACCGAGCGGTCACCGCGCAGATTCCACGGACGTGCCCAGTCGCCGATCACCACGTCTGCCGGAAGTGGGGCACCCGGTCGGGGCTCCTTCGACCAGTGCCAGCAATAACCAGCGGATATACGGGCCCCGTAGCCCTCGGCCCGGCGATCCTGCAGGAAGGACTCGAGCTCTCGCGGACTGTCGGCGACCAGGAGCCTCATCTTGCCGTCGGGTTCCCAGGCCACCGGGCCGCCCGGTTCGAGGCCGAGCAGCCGTAGCACCCACCGCAGATAGGCGTCGCTACCGCCGCAACGGAACTGCCCGTCCAACGGCACGACTTGACAGGCCAGCCCTTTGGTGGCCGCGGCCTCGGCGATCTCGGCGACCGTGCCCATTTCGCCCGGGCGCACCACTTGGTGTTCATCGAGAAGGAAGACGGGAACGCGGGCGACGTCGATCAGTTCCTCGATCTGCGGTCTGCCGGTGCGGTGGGCGGCCGGTGTGTAGCGATTGGCGGAGGTTTCCCGGATGCGATGGGCCTCGTCGCAGATCAGTACGTCGAGAGAGTTCTTCTCGGCGGTCATGAAGCTGTTGAAGTATTTGAAGAGATCTTGCACCTCGCGTTTGCGGGTGCCCGCGACCTTGCGCATGGTCTTGGTGAAGGACTGGGACCCGGTGGCGTGCAAGGCCGGGATGCCTTGGCGGTACAACTCGCCGAGGAGGGAAAGCGCGATGACACTCTTGCCGGTTCCCGGCCCGCCGGTGACCACCAGGACCTCCTTGTGGTCGGACCGTTTGGCCTTGCGCACCGCGTTGAGGACTATGCGGTACGCCACTTGCTGCTCGTCCAGCAGAACGAACTGCTCACGCTCGCGGACCTCTTGGGCAGCCACGGACATCAACTGCCGGGATGGCGCCGGCCTGCCCGAAAGGAAGGCGTCGGCCTCTCGGGCCCCGGGGTGCTTGTCACTGAGCCTGGTGCGCAGGTGATCGAGGAACTCACCCCTGCGCTCCGCCGTGAACAGCTGCCCCTGGCCGTCGTTCTCGAGGTCACGCAGGCCACCCACGCCGAATTCGGTGGCATTGTGCAGATAAGCCACTCCGCTGACGCGCTCGGGGTGCTCGGCTACGGCCGCATTGAAGTTGACGACGTACTCACAGTAGCGACGCACCTGCTCGATCGGGTTGAGGACGGGGCGAGCGTACGTGGCCACGTGGCACAGTTCGGGGTCGTCCTCCTCCGGCGTCGCCTCGCTCCACTGCTTGAGCTCGACCACGACGTAGGACGGCTCTCCGGTGCCCGGGTGCACTCCGGCGAGTACCGCGTCGGCGCGCTTGCTGTTCAGTGGGAGCGCATACTCCAGCATGATCTCGACCTGGCCGAGACCTGCGTCCTTGAGCGCTGCGGCCAGGGCGGGGATGCTCCGTTCCCATGAACGGATCTCGGCCTGCGCCGGTCGGTGGCCATGAGCGTGAACGAACTCGTCGGAGAGACGCACGGACAGCGTGTGGTCGAACGCCAAGTCGGCGACCGTCTCGGCGGACGCACGGAACAACAAAAATGCCCCCAGGCAGCACGAAGAGACTCGTGCGGGTGGGGGCATGTCCTTCGAGACTCCGCCGAAGCGGAGCGGAAGCCCGTCGGGCCGCGATGACGATGTGATCAAGCCTACCCGCGGCCACCCGGCCTGCGACACCGCGGCTCCGGGCCCGCCCAGTCGGCCGGGACGGCGGCCTTCGCCGTCCGCCTCCGTGAATCCATTCGCCGGGCCGGGTGCGCCGGACCGGGGTCAGAGCGCCGTGGAACGCGCGACGCGGAAGCCGACTTCGTCGGTTTCCTCCGGCTCGGCCGGCCGATTCCGGCATGGCCCGTACGCCGCGTTCCGCGCCCGGCGCGGTACCCGCCGTACGACGCGGGCGCGTCACCCGGCGGGTCCGCCGGCGGTCCCGCGGCCGTTCAGCAGCCGCCGCAGCTGTAGAAGGTGACGTCCCAGTGGTTGCTCTCCCGGGCGTAGATGTTGCCCGA from the Streptomyces xinghaiensis S187 genome contains:
- a CDS encoding DUF2075 domain-containing protein, translated to MLFRASAETVADLAFDHTLSVRLSDEFVHAHGHRPAQAEIRSWERSIPALAAALKDAGLGQVEIMLEYALPLNSKRADAVLAGVHPGTGEPSYVVVELKQWSEATPEEDDPELCHVATYARPVLNPIEQVRRYCEYVVNFNAAVAEHPERVSGVAYLHNATEFGVGGLRDLENDGQGQLFTAERRGEFLDHLRTRLSDKHPGAREADAFLSGRPAPSRQLMSVAAQEVREREQFVLLDEQQVAYRIVLNAVRKAKRSDHKEVLVVTGGPGTGKSVIALSLLGELYRQGIPALHATGSQSFTKTMRKVAGTRKREVQDLFKYFNSFMTAEKNSLDVLICDEAHRIRETSANRYTPAAHRTGRPQIEELIDVARVPVFLLDEHQVVRPGEMGTVAEIAEAAATKGLACQVVPLDGQFRCGGSDAYLRWVLRLLGLEPGGPVAWEPDGKMRLLVADSPRELESFLQDRRAEGYGARISAGYCWHWSKEPRPGAPLPADVVIGDWARPWNLRGDRSVSGAPPSALWATDPAGFGQVGCVYTAQGFEYDWSGVIIGADLVWRNDRWVINRAASKDPVFRRSTPDAEVDRLIRNTYKVLLTRGMVGTVVYSVDPETREKLRELVRAEE